CGAAGACTCGTCCATCGGGCTGGTGCAGGTGTTTTTCGCCGAGTTCACGGGGCAGGTGGCGCAGCTGCCCGGGTGGAACGTGGTGAGGCCCACGGCCGACGCGCGCGCCTTCGAGCGCGACCTGAATGCCGGCGTGGAGAACGTGTTCAGCGGCCAGGTCCGCCCGAGCGATCCCTGAGGAACCATGTCGCTGGTCAACTACAGCACCCGCGAGATCACGTCCAAGATCGTGTACTACGGTCCTGGGCGAAGCGGCAAGACCACCAACCTCCAGTACATCCACGGCCAGGTGCCCGAAGACCGGCGCGGCCGCATGGTGTCGCTCGCCACCGAGACGGACCGCACGCTCTTCTTCGACTTCCTGCCGCTGGACCTGGGCACCATCTCCGGGTTCCAGACGCGGTTCCAGCTGTACACGGTTCCCGGGCAGGTGTACTACGATGCCACCCGCAAGCTGGTGCTGCAGGGGGCGGACGGCGTGGTGTTCGTGGCCGACAGCCAGCGCGCGCAGCGCGACGAGAACGTGGAAAGCTTCCGCAACCTGCAGGTGAACCTGCTGGAGCAGGGAGTAGACCCGCGGACGATTCCCATCGTGCTGCAGTACAACAAGCGCGACCTGCCGGACGTGATGTCGCTGGACGAGATGGACGACCTGCTGAACTACCGCGACCTGCCGCGTTTCGAGGCCGAGGCGTTGAGCGGGGACGGCGTATTCCACACGCTCAAGGGGATCAGCGAGCTGGTGCTGCGGCGGCTTTCGCAGCGGTTCGGGCGGACGGTGACGGCGGCGGGGTAACTGCGGTCACTACGGTCGGGACGGTAACTACGGTCACCACGGTCGGGAGGGTGACTGCGGCCCTCGTCAATGCGAACGGCACCTGTCCAGGCGGATGGGTGCCGTTCTGGTCCTCGGCGATGCCCCGGCCTCGGCTGTGCTGGGGCGAATGAATTCGCGGCTTCGCGGCAACAACGGCCCGAAGTCCGCCTTCGCGGACTGCATGCGCAGTCGAGCGCACGACATCCGCCCAGTCGCGAGGGCTTGTCATCCTGAGGCGCAGGCGCACCGAACCCTCCCGTACGACAACCTTCGCGCGCCGAAGGATCTAGCCGCGGGTGCCTCGACGCTCGGGCGCGGCAGCGGGCACACAGTTGAGGCCTCGGCCCTGCGCCCGGCGGTTGAAAGCGCAGCTGGCACATCACGAAGTCCGCCTTCGCGGACTGCACGCGTGCTTCAGTGCACGCGGCCTGCCGAAGCGCAATTCAGGTCTCCCCCTCCCCTGCGAAGCGGGGGAAGGGGGGCCGGGGGGAGGGGGCTCCCAGAGGCATGCACCGGTGCCGATCGAACCGCAATCGAATTCTCCCCTCTCCGCATGCGCAGCATGCGGGGAGGGGCCGGGGGAGGGGCCACCCGGGGCATGCACCGGCGCCCATCGAAACGCCCCACCATCCCCCATCCGCGCCGAGACCGAGGCCCACGCATCCGTGCCGCTGCCGCGCCCAAGCTTCAAGGTGCCCCAGGCAAGATCCTTCGGCCCGCCAAGGATGTGCTCGGGGCTGGTCTGACGCGCTTGGGCCTCTGGATGACAGATGGCTGGCTCCCAACTCCCGCGCAGTTTGCGAGGGGCCCCCTCCGGCCCGTGGCTTGCGACGTCCCGGTTCCCAGACGGATGACGGAAACCCTGACAGGAGGCGCAGATGCAGGATCGTGAAGCCCAGAGCGAGGTGAACCCCGGCCGCGTGGAGCGCGGCCTGGACGCGGCGCCCACGCAGGGCGCGGAGAACAGCGAGAACGAGGGGCTGCGCGGCGGGCCCGTGAGGGAGCGCGAGCGGGAAGACGGCGGGCAGATCACCCCGCGCGAGGCGTTCGACGGGCCGGGGCAGGTGGGCCGCGAGAACATCCTGAACGGCAGCCGCTCCGGCGGAATGGAGAACCGTCCGGGCGACCGCAGCGATCCCATGCCGGGAACTTCGGGCAGCGCGCGCCCGGCCCCGCGCGAAGACCCCGCGTCAGGCGGCGGCCTCAGCTAAAGCTAAACGGCAACTGCGGGTCTCACACGGAGGGCACGGAGGTCACGGGGGAACGGCGGAGGGCTCCGTTGTTTCCTCCTCTGTGCCCTCCGTGCCCTCCGTGTGATGCCTTCTTTTCCGTTCAGGTAATCACGTTCCAGACCGCCCGCGCCGCCAGGTACGCCAGGATGCCGATGCCGCCCAGGATCACGACGAGGGCGACGATCACCGCGCCGACCACGGACTTGCTGGAGCGGCGCGTGCTGCCCGGCAGGTCCATCTCCCGCCGCAGCAGCGTCACGTTGCGCGCATTGGCCTTGAACGCCGCGTCGAACAGGTCGCCCAGCACGGGCACCGCCCCCGCCACCGCCTCGACCCCCACGTTCAGCAGCATCCGGATCAGCGTGGGGACGGATGCGCCCAGCCGCGCCGCCTGCACCACCACGTAGGCCGAAACCACGGCGCCCGCCGCGTCGCCGAAGCCGGGGATCAGCCCGATCACGGCGTCCAGCCCGAAGCGCGCCTGCGTTCCGGGTACCCGGATGGAGTTGTCGAGCAGGTGGCTCAGCGCGTCCAGGCGGCGCAGGGCGGTCTGGCGGGCGGGGGTAGGTGCGTCCATGGCGGGCCGGGGAACGGGTGAGCGGTCAGGAGGAGAGCGGATGCATTTCTCCGTCCCACACCAGCTGGAAGGGGCTGGCGCCGGCGGCCACCTCGGCGCGGCGGAAGTAGTTCTGCACGTAGCGCACGCCCTCGATCACCTCGTCCCGTGCGATGTGCGAGTGCCCGAAGACGTGCACCGCCGCGCCGGCGCGCCGCACCTGCTCGTCGATGCCCAGTGATCCGGCCACCAGCGGCAGGCCCTTGAAGCTCAGCGAGTGGACGCGGGGCAGCAGCTCCGGCCGGGGGACGAAGTGCGAAAAGGTGATGGCCGGGGCGTCGTACTCGTGCACGTGCGGCTCGTTCATCGCCAGGAAGAACTGGTCCACCCGCTCCACGTCGTCCGGCCAGCGGCAAAAGTACAGGTCCGACCACGCCTCCAGCTCGGCCTGCACGCCTTCGCCGCGCACGTCGAACGAGGCGTCGTACCACGAGAAGAGCGGCACCACCCACGCGCCGCCCACCCGCGCCGGGCGCGTGCGCACCCCCACCTGCTCGCACACTCGCAGCACTGCGTGGAACTTGTCTACCGACGTGCGCTCCTCCGCCCGCACCCACAGCTCGTGGTTGCCCGGAACGAAGAACACCTCGGCGAAGCGCGACACCAGCAGCTGCAGCGTGTCGCGCAGCACCGCCTCGGAATCTGCCACGTCACCGGCGATGATCAGCGCGTCGCCCCGGTGGCCGTGCCCCACCGCGCGTTCGAGCGCCTCGCGGTTCTCGCGAAAGTCGGTGTGAAGGTCGGAAATCGCGTAGATGCGCATCAGCAGAATCCAAGGAACGTACGGGCCCGATCGCCCCCTCCTCAAAAAGAACGCCCGCCGTCGCGAACGAGGGCGGGCGGACTCACTTCGTGGGGGCGGCGTCGCCCGGTGGCGCCTTTTCGCGGCGCCTGCGGCTGGCCGAGGGGTAGGGCACCTCTCGCGCGTACTCGGCCTGCAGGCGCCGCAGAAGCCAGCGCTCCAGGTCTGCCGCCAGCGCGGGCGGCCGCGACATCCCTCGGAAGACTTCGAATACGGCGCTGATCTCGGCGCTGGCCTTTTCCAGCCCGCGCGGCAGGAGCAGCTTCAGCTGCCCCGCGGTGGGCGCCGCCTCGCCCTCGGCCACCGAAAGCCGCTTCCGCTCCAGGTACAGCTGGCCCATGGCCCGGCGGCTGCGCTCGTGCGGACGCTCGGTTTCGCCGATGATGAACTTGCGCAGCGCCTCGTGCCCCAGGCCCACGCGCTTGGCCGCGGGACGCAGGGACGACTCGAGTACGAGCTCGCGCATGAAGCTGCGCAGCTCTTCGAGTCGCACCGAGCGCCACTCTTCGTCATAGCTGACGGGGGCGCCGGTCTTGCGACCATTTTGTCCACTAAGCGTTTTCGGACACTGGGGATTGTAGAAGCGCGGTCCCCCCAGCGCAAGGCGAGACCCTGCCCCGTGACGCCATCCCGATCAACTCCGTACCAGACGTGGCGTATAACGCCGCGGTTATCGGTTCCGATTGCGTCCGAAGGAGCGGAGAACGCAGGGCTGGAGCGGGGCCGCGCGAGCCCCGCCCACCGCGCGGCGTGCTCAGTCGTCGTCTTCTTCGTCGTCGGACTCGAAGCCCGAGGCTTCTTCCTCGATGCGCTCGGTCAGCCCGCTGCCCCAGGCGCTCTCCAGCAGGCGCCGCACGCGCGGGAAGCGGCGCATGACCTCGGCCATTTCAGGCGTCACGAAGATCTCAAGGACCTCGCTCCGCTTGTAGTCGACGGACTCCTCGTCGTCCAGGAACGCCTTCAGCTCGTCGAGTAGGTCCTTGAAGTCGCTGACCAGCTCCGTGGGAAAGTGGCCTTCGTCCAG
This region of Longimicrobium sp. genomic DNA includes:
- a CDS encoding DUF4112 domain-containing protein, whose protein sequence is MDAPTPARQTALRRLDALSHLLDNSIRVPGTQARFGLDAVIGLIPGFGDAAGAVVSAYVVVQAARLGASVPTLIRMLLNVGVEAVAGAVPVLGDLFDAAFKANARNVTLLRREMDLPGSTRRSSKSVVGAVIVALVVILGGIGILAYLAARAVWNVIT
- a CDS encoding metallophosphoesterase family protein, coding for MRIYAISDLHTDFRENREALERAVGHGHRGDALIIAGDVADSEAVLRDTLQLLVSRFAEVFFVPGNHELWVRAEERTSVDKFHAVLRVCEQVGVRTRPARVGGAWVVPLFSWYDASFDVRGEGVQAELEAWSDLYFCRWPDDVERVDQFFLAMNEPHVHEYDAPAITFSHFVPRPELLPRVHSLSFKGLPLVAGSLGIDEQVRRAGAAVHVFGHSHIARDEVIEGVRYVQNYFRRAEVAAGASPFQLVWDGEMHPLSS
- a CDS encoding GTPase domain-containing protein; this translates as MSLVNYSTREITSKIVYYGPGRSGKTTNLQYIHGQVPEDRRGRMVSLATETDRTLFFDFLPLDLGTISGFQTRFQLYTVPGQVYYDATRKLVLQGADGVVFVADSQRAQRDENVESFRNLQVNLLEQGVDPRTIPIVLQYNKRDLPDVMSLDEMDDLLNYRDLPRFEAEALSGDGVFHTLKGISELVLRRLSQRFGRTVTAAG